The following nucleotide sequence is from Zingiber officinale cultivar Zhangliang chromosome 10A, Zo_v1.1, whole genome shotgun sequence.
TTGAGGATTATAATGATTTGCATAAAAGTTCATTGGAGCTACTAATTTTTTTAGCAAAGTATTCAACCCAGATTAATTTCATTACAAAATGGAATTAAATGAGAGAAAGATTAACCCAAAAAATTCAAGTCAATATACCCTTGAAACCAATTGTATAGTgagtggatttttttttaaaaaaaaaaaaatccccaaGTGCAATGGAGTGCTTAAGTAAATTTGATGAACTCCACGTGCGGTGAggctagaaaagaccctaaacgAGTCCTTATTCACTTCAATGACAAATTTAGATAAAAAATccaaagaaaactaatttcccCTTAATTCATTAAAAGAAGTCCACCACAAAGCCATAGAGCTTGGCCAATTTAACAAAGCCTCCACATTTTGACAGGCCCTCCCTCTAAATCACACTGCTCTATAGGGACATCCTAAACATAAAACTTCATTAACTCAATTTGTAGCTAGAGAAGGATAGTGGCACCTAACCTAACTCGAACCAAAACATGCAATATTATAACTGTCATTGTGGATCATGTAACATCAAAATGCCTACACATAGAATCCTATCTATAAAACCCTAGTATGACTGTGAACATAAAGTTACATACTCCTTGACTCTAGAAAGTGATGGAGACATTGATCCCACAAACGAAATCTTAGAAGTTAGAAGAGGTGAAGGAGAAACTacacaaataaaaatataattttctaaattcCAATTCACACCAAATCCTCACCTAGATCATTACAAGGTAGCATGGGTAGATCAAACTTTCCTCTCAGTCAAGCAAAGACATCTAGTCCCTATAACTTGGTGTGACATCCTCCCCGTGAACATCACATATATCATCCTCAATAGGTTATGGCTCTCATTACGATAGAGAAAACACCTATGCTTTTAAACACAATAGACAAAATGTTACCTGCTAACCTAACCTACTTGAACCAAGATTCAAGTCCACCTAAGCTTCAAGGTAGTCTCTTCACCTTTTTAGACAGTctcaatttgaaaaagaagagagATTCAGAAGTGATAATATCCCTAGTAGCCTAGGGCCTTAAGGTTAGCCTCATACATCACTAGAACAACATCCCTTATGAATCTAGATgagcatcaaaatataactcttaAAGAGTTATATTTAAGAGTCTCTTTACCTAAGCTTCAAGGTAGTCTCTTTACCATTTTAGACAGTctcaatttgaaaaagaagagaaAGATTCAGAAGTGATAATATCCCTAGTAGCTTAGGGCCTTAAGGTTAGCCTCATACATCACTAGAACAACATCCCTTATGAATTTAGATgagcatcaaaatataactcttgAAGAGTTACTTAAGGAATTACCACCTTTGTGCATGATTTAGCATGCAATAAAGCTCATTCCCCCGTCACAATTGACAAGCCTCCCCCCACTACCATATAAACTAGGGAGCACACTTGAACTAAATAAGCAAAGCAAAGGACTTCTAGGGAAAAGCTTTATTATTGAAAGCATGAGTTCTTATGTTGGTGAGAATGTACGTTCATAGTTATACCCAAAGGTGCAAACGAGCCGAATTGAACcgaataatatgaaaatattgatatttgagttcgagttcaaaaaatatatatgatattcgAATTTAAAGCTTGAAAATACCAATAATTTTGGCTCGAGTTTGATTTGAACTAGGATTTGATCttgagttcggttcgaattatTCGAACCTTAATTCGAGTAGAATCGAACTAAAGTTTGAAATGCCTTAAATTCAAGTTCAATTCAAATTATTCAAACTTTAATTTAAGCATATTGAAattaaaattgtataaaaataatcaaaattcGATTCGAATTTGACTCGTGAGTGGCTCGTAAACAATCGAACAAAATATTATAGGTTTAAGTTTAACTCGAATTTGATAATTTCGAatacgaatcaaatattttttttgagccACTCGTGAATATGTTCGATTCGTTTGTACCCCTAGTTATACCatcaacaaaattattttttgtcaACATCCTCGACTTGATAGTTAGAGTTAAATGGTTTTACAAGATCAACCTATGCAATGAAATTAGGGTAGGGATGAgcagaaaattggttttaaaacaCAAGATGGATTATAGTTGGTCATACTCTTTAGACCTTTAAATCCCCCAAGCACATTCATGAGGGTCATAGGACAATTTTTTAAAGTCTACATTGATAACATCCTAATATATAGCAAAAATCGTGGCACTCACTTAGAACACATCCACCTAGTCCTTGACCCTTCGGATCGAGAAGTTATTTGTCAGCTTAAAAAGTGCTCATTGCAACCCCAAGTTCTCAAGATTCTTGAGTGTGCAGAggtcattgaaaaaaaaaataacgtaATAAAGGATTGGCCTCAACTCGACTCCCTTTAAGAGGCTCGAAACTTTTATGGCTTTATGAACTTCTATAGTTGTTTTATTAGGAACTTTAGTAGCATTGTGGCTCCTATCATAAATTTTCTTGAAAAAGGGAGTTTCACGTGACTAAGTTTTCGCCTCTAACTTTCAAGAATTCAAAGGATGACTAAATCTCTGTCCCTAAACATCCTACTCTTTCCGAACCATTTGAGGTTACCAATGAAGCATCCAAGTATAAATTAGAGGTGATTTAAGCCAAGAAGGGCACCCCTTCCTTTCTTTAGCCAAAATCTCAATAAGATTCACAAGTTTTACTCCATATATAATAAAGAGTTTTACACTATTATCCAAGTTCTATGGCAAAGGTGATACTACCTCTTTTGTTGAGTTGTGTTGAGTTGCTCCTCATGCTACATCAATATGAGGTGGTTGCATAAAAGAGAAAAATGGGAGGTGGCACAAAGAGGAAAGAAAAATCTGAAGCATTGAGGTGGGAGTAAAGAAGAAGAATGGGAGGATGAGGTGGTGGTAGGGAGTGAGaaaaaagaagaggagaggaatgggGATTTGAGGAGGACAAGAGGAAGTTGTTTAGAAACTATGAAAGAAGAAGATAAGGGGGAGAGAAGAATAAAGAAGGTTATATAAGCAAAAAGGAGATGGATATGCGAGAAAATAagactaaataaaaataaaacttttaattGTAGGATGTTTGTTTCAACTAGTTAGACTGACATCTACCATATCAACTACTATGTGTATCAGTAATTGTTGAACTAGTACAATAAAAAATCCAAGCATTTGGTTCTCACTAATTAAAtgtgaagatatattttaaaaatcttagaaAGTATAATCAACAAATAATCTAGTTCATGAACAATATTGATGGATTATCTATGAGAGTTTTTTCCAAGTTTAAGCTAAACTAAACTCCGCCCATGACGAACTAGTCATGACCGGTCGGTCCAGTCCCAAGTCTGAATATAGGAGAGTTGCATTAGGTTGTCAGCTAGTGTTAAACTATAACAAATGTTTAATGAATAATCTATTAAATTATTGTGCTAATACTAAGTTGTTCCCCAAAAGGAACGAGTTGTACGGTCCGACTATAACGTCTCGAcaaggaccactacatctccagaactcaggtatagtgctaaatatgcaagagttcgtgtTGCAGTGCCCAACTGTAACGTATCGGCAAGGACcgttacatctccatgagaacttaagtgtagtgttaaataaacaagagttctcacaccataaattgagtaagaacaaatattataggaaaactaatagtctaaCATTTGGAATATGAAACATAggtaaatcaatggagataaTAGATGCAATGatttggagaagaattagtattttgtgtgttcAAGAGACCAAATGGGTAGGcaagaagacaaagatgatggagaactcgagttttaagttatggtgcacatgaaagagtaaaataaaaaatgaagtggatattgttgtagatagttcgttaaaagaTGAAGTTATAAGAGTTAGTTAGAAAAGatgatagaattataacccttaagatgaatgacgaaagaaactatgaatgtaattagcatatatgcatcgCAAGTAAGATTaaatgaagctaccaaattaaagTTTTGGAGCGACctaatgaaatattataaaacatCCCgttaaatgaaatgattttaataggaggtgatctaaatgggcatattGAAGTAAAAAGTGCGGAATATGAGATGGTACATGGGGTTATAGGTTTGGAACAAGAAATAAAGAAGGAAAAGCTATATTGGATTTTGCAATagtatatgaccttatattagctaatacatttttaagaaaaaagaacacgtggtcacattcaaaagtgggaataataaatcataaattgactTTCTCGTTAGAAAGAGTGATAGaaatatttgtaaagattgcaaggtcatcctTAGATAAAGCATAattacccaacataggttagtagtgttggatatacgcctcaagcatagtattaatagaaaaaaaatatatacaactcctaaaattaagtgatggaagttaaaggatgagaagcaaaatatatttaagaattaggtgaaatatacggtaactctaatacgacatgggataagatgatatcaaagttgaaaatagtaactaAGAGTGTACTCGATGAGTCAAATGGGGATACACTATTAAGTTAGGAATCTTAGTGATCAATGAGAgagtacaagagaaagtaaagggaaaacaaatagcttataaggaattatatttgtaagaacagcttataaggaattatatttgtaagaacgaggaaaacttaagaAAATATGCAATAGCCAAGAAAGACGCTAAAAAAATAGTGAAAGAAGTAAAGAATGAAAGAACAAATATatcaaaaaattatatataaaagaaagggaaggagacatttatagaatagctaaagtgagagaaaggaagacaaaagatcttattcaaataaaatatattaaagatgaatgcaacAAGATCTTAGTAaacgatagagaaataaaagagcggtggaagagatatttttattaacttttgATGAAGGTTTAGGcaaccaacttaacttagataatttaagtaggtcaaatgagtaaagaaatttagatttttatcgtagaatttaaCTTCAGAAGTAGATCAAGCTTTAAATAAGATGCATAATGAAAAATCCATTGGACGGTATGGAAGTGcatagggaaataaggtattgaataatttataaaattatttaacataatattgaaaataaaaaaaatgtctgatggagggtaagtactctagttcatTTATATAAGGagagagacatacaaaattgtgcaaactatagggatattaaactaatgagttataccatgaaactttagaaaagagtaatagaaaaaaattaaggagaacacgatgaccgaaaatcaatttgggttcatgcctagaAGGTTGACAAtataagctatacatcttcttagacaactgATTGAAAACAattgggagcaaaaacaagatctacacatgatattcattactaaaaaaaatttatgatagagtcccaaaagaaattatatagagaattctaaAAAAGAGATGTGTTAgctaacatatattgaactaattaagaatatataTAAGAAAGTAACGACTAGAGTAAAAAGTTCAGGCAGAGTAAAtgaagcatttctaataaagataaggttacatcaaggattaactctaagtccctatcattttacactaattatgCACATTTAAACATAGTACCGTGGTGCATATTGTTTGATGATAttttttggtagatgaaacacgtaaaGAAGTAAATGCTAAATAAGAATCTTGGGGAAAACACTAGAAGGAAaatgttttaggcttagtagaataaagatagaatatataaaatttaagtttaacaatattaaaagtaatgagctttaaatatttaagatcatttttgtaaaatgatagaGGAATTGAGAGAaatgtcttacataaaatacaagaaaaataattaaaatggaGGAGAGCATTTTatatgatcgtaaagtacctctaaaacttaaagaaagtTCTACAAAACCGTAACTAGACCTGGGATATTATATAGAGCTGAATGTTGagttatgactcgagcacatgagcagaagatgagagttgtagagatgaggatgttaaggtagagatgtggacatacgaggatggatagaataaaaaatgagaacattagagagaaagtcggagttgcatctattgagggaaactCCGAGAGACGTTTAAGATCGTACGGGTATGTACTTAAATACCAATAAATACTCTacttaggcgatgtgaaactatgacaaacacgcacATCAACGAGGAATAAGAAGACCAAAAatgacttggttagcaataataaaataagataaaatttaattaagtataaatgatgatatagtaggggataaagTCTCATggcataaaaggatccatataaccgACCTTACCTAGTGAGATaagacttgattgttgttgtatagatgatatagtaggggatagagccTAATAACGTAAAAGAATCCATATAGCTGACCCCACCTAGTAGGATAAgactttgttgttgttgttattaagTTGAGCTAACCTATGTCCATCCTCAATTCATTTGATCAGGCTAAAAAGGTTTTTATATGTCGATTACTAACCAAGATTGAAGTTTATATTGGTTCATGACAATTCCCTTTAGCACATATGCTTAAATGTTCCTTTAATTTTCAAGAGTTGGTGTTTCAGCAAAAATGAAGTATATGATTCAATAACATTGAATAACTTTTAAGAGCAAGAATATAGAACTATCAAATTAAGTAATTATAAACATATAAATCAAGAGCGTTTAACTTTCATCATCCATTGAAATGGCTAGTGTCTACTGCCTTGATGGTTTTTGCATACTTTTACAAGACATTTTTCATACCAAAGTAGAATTTTTACAGTGATTCCAAATTTCCTTAAAACAAGAGTTTTCAAATGTGTCTTTAATgaagttagcatataatctccTAGAGTTTATAAGATTTTTTTCCTATTGAAAAACTAGCATAACATTACTACCAGAAAGAAGGCCAAGTTACCTGCTCAAGCACAACATCAGTGACCATATCTCCTGCAACCTCCTTTGATTCCGCTACCACCATCAGTTCATCAGCAACCCAATGCCTTCCAGCTGGAGGTGCAACAATTGTGCTTGCAAACTTCTTCAGGTCCCTCTCCCCTTTATGCATTGCGTTGGCAGTCTTCTTCCACGCGAGAGCAAACACCACGTGGTCCATGGAGTCCTCATTCATAACCACCTCGAACGTGATTGTGTCTCTCTTTGGGAACACCAGATAGAGAGCACGGGACAGCAAGTCGTGCctgctcagcaactccattttggcGAGAATCCCCTGGCAATAGCGCCGGCCACCGGCATAGAACTTAAACACGTCGTGGCCCTCTCTGAGAAGAAGGGGAGTATAGTTACCGTCGCCAACGCCGAGGAGGTTGAAGTTCTTCTCCAAGATGGAATCCTTGGAAGCGAAGTTGTTGGCCCAAGAGAAGGCAATGGCTTCGTTCAGGCGTCTCCCATGGAGGTAATTAAGGGAGAAAGAGATCAGAAAAACGACGAGTACGACCTCGAGTACGTAAGATCGGAGGAAGGTCAAGAACCgaagggaagaggaagaggagggttcAAGGGCGGACGGGGAGGAGGTGGGGTGCGTTTCATTTTGGGAGAATGCGCCTGGTTCCTGGGGGTGAGCGGCAGAGGGGATTCCCTCAAACTCGTCCTCGTCCCAGATCACGGAGGGGGAGGGGAGAGGTGGATCGGAGGGAGGGCTATGGTGGTCGTCCGGTGAATAGGAGCTGGAAAGGGAGGTAGTAGTGAGAGGAGCGGGAGTGGCGGGGACAACGGTGTCTTCGGCGACGTCGAGATTGGGATCGTCGGGATCGAAGCCCTCGAGGTAGACGGAGGAGTGGGAGTGGGTAAGAAGGATAgaaaagaggaggaggagggcgtCGCCGACGGCAAACTTCCGCCGGATCCGGGCCATTGGGACGCTTCGATTTTGATCGGCCGGAGATGGATCAGAACTGTCGAGTCAAATTCCAGATCACCATCCGAAAACAGCACGTATATTTCAGGTTTGTCACAAAGTAAATCAGTCGGCTATTTTAATGCAGTTGATCGGGAAAATAAGAATGATTTacatatttaaataaattgataattattagtcttttataaataaattgacattatatatatatatatatatatgaaataaaattttatgataATTAATATCCGTCTACtttttataaaattatgaaattaattttaggTGGGTGGATATATTGACTGATTGGCAGGAAAAACATCATGAATAACGTTTTTAGTAAATGTTAATACAGTGTTTGTGTTCATGGGAGAGGACGTTATGGATGACGTTACTTCATTAAGTCTCCATTAAGTTGTCGAGGTTATTGTCACTGGTAAGGTCCAGAGAGGGAGTTTGTGAACTTCCGGCTAAGTCTGGCTGTATACTTCTGTGGAGTGCTGCTCTATAGGCTCTAGCAGAGAGGACAAAGCTGGCTAGTCTCTTCTGACAgtattttttagtttttcttttataatgttgAAGTAATGTCGTATGCTGTGTTTTGAAGAAGAAAGGGAGGAATCTAGTTCCCATATCTTTTGGCCAATAGATCTTCTCAGTGTAAGTTTCTCCTACTAAGAAGTAATTGCCTGGATCTGTCAAGCGATCCCAAGCCCAATTAGTTCCTTGTACTGATGCTCTCCAATGCTTTAATTGATCTTCAATAGTAGGGAGAGCTTCCCAATGGAGATCGGGGTCAGATGGGTAATCTTCAAGTTCTGTTTGGATACCCCCGACTTCATTGATATCCAGCTTAACCAGATGTTTGGCTGGTTCAATATTGAGGTTAAGCCATTCCAGTGGAGAGCTGTCAAAAGTACATACAACAAACGTTTCCTCTTCTTCGAGGGCCAGAGAAATAATAGTACCAAGTTTTTTAGGAAAATCTTTAACAGAATCTGGATCATGTACCCAAACTTTGTATAGTAGTCCGTAGTCCATCAGAAGAAAAGGAGTGATAAGCCTTCCTTTATATGAAATTGCTTTATACCTTTCATAGTCTATGTTGGCTTTTCGGAAGGAATATAGCAGCTGACATGGACATCCGTATTTAGCAGAGTCTTCACAGGTTAGCCCAATTTTCTGACATTTAAGTTTTAGGCCAAATTCTGCTTCATAGGTAATAGTTATCCCAGGAGGGGGATTTTTGTGGAAGGCCTTTAGTGCTTCACATAATTCAAAAAATGTCTGTAGTGTAGATTGTTCTGCTAGGTTCCGAACGTACGAGTTGATATCTTCGGGTATGGTGTTGGGCAGGCCCAATATATGGGCTGCGGATGTTCTTTGAGCAAAAGTTGTAGCAACTTGTTCTTTTAACTGGGCTAGTGTTAGATAGTTGGCCCGTTGTGGTTTCTTTTCTTCTAATGTTGTGGAAGAGGAAGGAGACTCATGAGTTCCTTCAGTAATTTGTGCATATGTAGGAGGCTCTTCTGAATATGAGCTAGTTGGCACCATagttgttgtttttaataaagtGCTAATAAAGAAATTAGCACCAAGTTGAGTTCTGGCAGCATTAAAATCTTCTTCAAGTGAATAATACCCTTTGAAAAAAGGATGTTCTAGGCCTTGTATGGCCATATTTGTTTCCTCCCAAGTAGCATATACCCCAGCTTGTGGCTCAGAAAAGACTACATAACAAGAGAATTTCTTGCCTACTGACTTTTGTATGGTTGTTAGAAAATAGTTTGTTAAAGCATTTATGACTGCTATCTTGTGTCCTGAGCTACCAGGGATGGTAGGAATGTGTCAAATGTTATCTATCAAACAGTGTTGAATGTGAtctagtttgtttctgaataaaGAGCGAAACTGATCTTCTTGCTATGTAAACTGTTGTAATTCTTGTGTTCCAAATCTTAATGTTTTAGTAGCAAATGAGGTGCGTACTTTCCTTGGTCGATCCATTACCTAAACAAAAAATGTTAGTGGAGTAAACGAGATAAAGTATCAGCTAAAGAATTGTTAATTCCTTTTATATGTTCCCAGTGAATGCGTAAACCTTTATTAATAATAGTATCTGTGAATTTTAGCCATATCTTAGTACTTaatccttttcttaatcctttggtTTGTTGACTATACTTGACTATAGCTTCGTAGTCGGTTCGAATAGTGATTTCTTGCTTATTACAAATGAATAATCGGAAGGCTTCTAGACAATAAATAACTactaatatttcaaaatctaacGAGGTACGATgtcctttttcttgaaattttccaGAGGCATATCTGCATAAGGTTTTTGTAGTTTTAGGGTCATACTTGGAtgtttttctaaatagaattcctccccatcctgtttcacatccatctgttTCGATGACTAAGTAGTTAGCATCGAGTGGGAGTGTTAACATGGGAATTGTTTTTACTAACTCATTAATCTGTTTTACAAGtgctatatcttgttgattaagcTGTTTTTGTCCTGCTAAGGAGGTTTTGTTGAATAAGGGGCCActgatttttcctatattttttaaataaggtcTAGCATAATTTAGGAGTCCTAAAAAGGCTCTTAGAGTTTTAGTGTCTTCCATCTTATCTGGAAAAGCAAGGATTTTAGCAGAGATATGAGGTTGAAGGGCTATTTGTCCCTGTCCTATCTCTGCTCCTAAGAAATCAATATGAGTAGTAGCTATTGTCATTTTCTTTTGAGAAATAATCAGACCATGTTTCTCAAATAAGTTAAATATAATATGAAGATGAGCATAATGTTCTTATTTAGtcttagagaaaactaaaatatcatctatatatacacAAGTGAAGAGAGAAAAATCTTGAAAAATGCCATCCATTTTTCTTTGGAATATTTGAGGAGCGACCTTAAGGCCAAAAGACATAACAAGCCACTGAAAATGTCCTTCGGGACAGGAAAAGGCTGTCCATTCAATGGACTCAGGATGCATTTTGACTTGCCAAAATcctgatttcatgtcaaattttgagtaccattttgagttttggattttatttaagagTTGGTCTTTGTCGGGGATTTTATAATCATCTTCTTGACAATTATCATTTAGTCTCTTGTAATTAAATACCATTCTAGATTGGCCATGTTTTTGTTCTGATCCTTTATTAACTATAAAAGCTGGACTTCGGTGCCTAGATGTAGACCTTTGAATGGCTCCTAAAGTTAAGAGTTGGTTAATATGCATTTTGCATTCTTCAGTTttccaatttgtatattttaagtcTTGGGCCTTAATTGTAAGGTCTGGATTAGTGATTGATAGTTTGCAGTATACTTTGTCTCTGTCCCAATATTTAGTAGGATTTTCTccaattatttttagtttttctaaTCTAGAAATGAGAGAGTCTAAATTAGGTTTATGTGTGTTTATTAATTGAAGTAACTGTTGTGGGAGTATAAGATCATGTGGGATCCAAGTGTCATCAGTTATAGGGCTTGACCAGCCAAGTGAGGCTAGTTTTCCGAGTCTTGGTAGTAAAaaaaagctagggcacaggtcCGATTATCCGGTTGTGCCTTCTTACTGGGTTGTTTACATGCATTTTTAGGAGAACATTGACAAGATGTGTTGTTTGAAGGTAGGAGTTCTATGTGGGATTTTGTAGTTAAGGGATGGACAATAAAGGGATAGTCTGATACTATTGGGGATATTATgggtgaggaaaagaaaagagcatAATCCTTAGTTAGAAGACAAGCTCTATCTGATACTACCAGAAAATTTAAACCTAGGATTAAGTGAATATTAGGATGTAATAGTGGTTTAATCTATAGCTTAGGAAGTGAGAGTGGTGTGCCGTATTTACCACAGTTGTCATAAACCTTAGATGAGTGTTAGTAACAAATTGCGTGCAAGCTAACTGTTGGCCCTCAAATTATGTACTTAGTAATGGTTGTGATGctg
It contains:
- the LOC122027695 gene encoding uncharacterized protein At5g49945-like, with product MARIRRKFAVGDALLLLFSILLTHSHSSVYLEGFDPDDPNLDVAEDTVVPATPAPLTTTSLSSSYSPDDHHSPPSDPPLPSPSVIWDEDEFEGIPSAAHPQEPGAFSQNETHPTSSPSALEPSSSSSLRFLTFLRSYVLEVVLVVFLISFSLNYLHGRRLNEAIAFSWANNFASKDSILEKNFNLLGVGDGNYTPLLLREGHDVFKFYAGGRRYCQGILAKMELLSRHDLLSRALYLVFPKRDTITFEVVMNEDSMDHVVFALAWKKTANAMHKGERDLKKFASTIVAPPAGRHWVADELMVVAESKEVAGDMVTDVVLEQVFGHNVFEKFGKWFVSLHFSDQNPGSRKKNLIFKFVLPDAVNMSDMIRLVALVPYYIDLIGRYKLSPHARSKTEAARIKAAQEAHKELQNIRQEALQKKKAEKKKLMEEVESRLNSVAIRKKEEREQARQLKSGPKVKMLRR